The following is a genomic window from Armatimonadota bacterium.
GAACCCCTGGCCCGCGGTGGCGGCGATGTACGTCGCGTGGCGCAGGTCGTTGGTGGCGCTCCATATGATGGCCCGCAGCAGACGGCCGCCGTCCAGCGGGAAACCGGGCACCAGGTTGAACCCGGCCAGGAAGAAGTTGATGACGCCCAGCCAGAATAGGCTGAACTGTATCGGGTCGTGCCCGGCCGCGCCCTTGGCTGCGAACCACAAGGCAAGGAACATCACGCCGAGCAGCGCGCTCGTCAGTGGCCCGGCCGCAGCCACCTTCAACTCGTCGTTGGCGCTCTTTGGCTCCGACGTCATCCGCGAGACGCCGCCGAAGACGAATAGGGTGATGCCGGATATGCCGATGCCCAGTCGTTTCGCCACCAGTGAGTGCGCCAGCTCGTGCAGCAGGAGCGAGATGAAGAAGACGATGGTCATGCCGATGCCGAGGACCCAGCGCGCGGCGGGCTCGAGGTCAGGGATCGCGCGGGGCAGTACAGTGGTGCTGATGCCCAGCGCCACGAGCGCAAAGATGATGAACCACGTGAAGTGCAGGTCTATCGAGATCCCGGCGATCCTGCCCAGATGAATCGAGCCCTGCATGGACTGTCTGACCTCCTCCCACCGTTCGTCAGCACCGGCGATCGCAGACGCTCGTGCGAGCCGTCCCGTCCGGTGCCCGAATCGCCTCGATGCTCGCCGGGTCGTGACGCACCCATCGGAGGTATTCGGCACGGCGGGGGGATAGCTTGTTCGATCCGCGCGCCAAGCGATACCCATGGAACCCGGAGAGCCGGCGCCTACTTCAACGCCGCCAGCGCGGCGTTGGAGTACCCAAG
Proteins encoded in this region:
- a CDS encoding site-2 protease family protein → MQGSIHLGRIAGISIDLHFTWFIIFALVALGISTTVLPRAIPDLEPAARWVLGIGMTIVFFISLLLHELAHSLVAKRLGIGISGITLFVFGGVSRMTSEPKSANDELKVAAAGPLTSALLGVMFLALWFAAKGAAGHDPIQFSLFWLGVINFFLAGFNLVPGFPLDGGRLLRAIIWSATNDLRHATYIAATAGQGFGYLLIGGGVLQILVSIQVLGGQGWENGLWPIFIGWFLLDAARSSYQQQVLQSALSGVRVRDIMTPNVITIPPDLTLQQAVDDYFLRLNHAAFPVADAASILGILTLPHVRRIPRDRWAYTRAADVVEPLQGNDVMRPDADAWEALSTIAGKDSGRLLVADGDELVGIISRTDVMRFLRTKMELGM